One Euphorbia lathyris chromosome 1, ddEupLath1.1, whole genome shotgun sequence DNA segment encodes these proteins:
- the LOC136232482 gene encoding F-box/LRR-repeat protein At5g63520-like produces MENRQSTKMRSGFSQVSEDVMENIFSRLPATAFSSAACVNRCWNRVCGRVLKKPKFASALSLMPTLPDAMEEVLQKVLAEPIIPHFAIACIGKQFNLAAAHQMLAEKLGSRVPLVTNTASGIIGPDDTNELHEVRWKACDDDDDDSDSAADSVLDRGMVLVIGFVPGLRVDAIPLFQTMTVPQICLDDNFLTDIKSFTASFSDSESPAGIILFGDRNIDMRPILARMDCALDEETVIVGDASGRFMWRSAYHSRHYGADSYFLDAVALVFARDIHKSQDIGETQFHVTLSTGIMPFGPPIHAVCAIPKDTTSSWLSARAEGQIEILDSQALLADINSEFDEEDYPPDVYIGVAQHKHKHKQYPCGSGSFISKTFYEVLGAERDFFIVDGVGGIQPGDPFLFYHSDSDTASSSRTNAYRNLAILKEESNRQNFLSSRNGAPSSGEKEVFGGLIFSCYLREISDQPIIESSPFHENFPEVPLAGLFCNGEIGRGFSSSVNQEDDEPNSARCCLHYHSTVYLALSYTPPTSEH; encoded by the exons ATGGAGAACAGGCAATCAACAAAGATGAGAAGTGGTTTCTCTCAGGTGAGTGAAGATGTCATGGAGAATATTTTCTCCAGGTTACCTGCAACGGCGTTTTCTTCAGCAGCATGCGTTAACAGATGTTGGAACCGGGTCTGTGGTCGAGTCCTAAAGAAGCCTAAGTTTGCTTCTGCTCTCTCACTTATGCCTACTCTCCCT GATGCAATGGAGGAGGTTCTTCAAAAGGTTCTTGCTGAGCCCATTATTCCCCATTTCGCCATTGCCTGCATTGGCAAACAATTCAACTTGGCAGCGGCTCACCAAATG CTTGCAGAAAAATTAGGGTCAAGGGTGCCACTCGTTACTAACACAGCCAGTGGGATAATCGGTCCTGATGACACTAATGAACTCCATGAG GTTAGGTGGAAAGCATGTGATGACGATGATGATGATTCTGATTCTGCCGCAGATAGTGTACTAGATCGCGGGATGGTTCTGGTGATTGGGTTTGTACCGGGACTAAGGGTTGATGCTATCCCGCTGTTCCAAACAATGACG GTACCTCAAATTTGTTTGGATGATAATTTTCTGACGGATATCAAGAGCTTTACAGCTTCCTTTTCAGATTCTGAATCACCTGCTGGGATTATTTTGTTTGGA GATCGAAACATTGACATGAGACCTATCCTCGCAAGGATGG ATTGTGCATTAGATGAGGAAACAGTCATTGTGGGTGATGCGAGTGGGCGCTTCATGTGGAGAAGTGCATATCATTCTCGACATTACGGTGCTGATAGTTACTTCCTTGATGCTGTTGCTCTTGTGTTTGCAAGGGACATACACAAATCTCAGG ATATAGGAGAAACTCAATTTCATGTCACGTTGTCAACAGGCATAATGCCATTTGGTCCCCCAATCCATGCAGTTTGTGCAATACCAAAAGACACAACTAGTTCATGGCTTAGCGCTAGAGCGGAGGGGCAGATTGAAATCCTTGACAGCCAGGCTCTCTTAGCTGATATTAATAGTGAG TTTGATGAGGAAGATTATCCTCCTGATGTGTACATTGGAGTCGCACAGCACAAGCACAAGCACAAGCAATACCCTTGTGGGTCAGGGAGTTTTATATCAAAAACATTCTATGAAGTTTTAGG AGCTGAGAGAGACTTTTTTATCGTCGATGGTGTTGGCGGCATCCAACCTGGTGATCCCTTTTTATTCTACCACTCGGATTCTGATACTGCATCATCTTCACGCACTAATGCCTACAGAAACCTTGCGATTCTGAAGGAAGAATCAAATCGCCAAaacttcctttcttcaaggaaTGGTGCACCTAGTAGTGGAGAGAAAGAGGTCTTTGGAGGTTTGATTTTCTCTTGCTATCTCCGAGAAATATCCGATCAACCCATTATCGAGAGCTCCCCATTCCATGAAAACTTTCCTGAGGTTCCACTTGCAGGACTCTTTTGCAATGGAGAAATCGGACGAGGTTTTTCGAGCTCAGTGAATCAGGAAGACGATGAACCAAACTCTGCTCGTTGTTGTCTGCACTATCATAGCACAGTATACTTGGCATTGTCATATACTCCACCAACTTCAGAGCATTAG